Proteins from one Natrinema salinisoli genomic window:
- a CDS encoding NAD(P)/FAD-dependent oxidoreductase — protein MTENVVVLGAGYAGTGTINRLQSELGGNARLTWIADVDYHLVLHESHRAIRDPDVRSDITFPVDQIADPSTQFIEDEVTGLDVDEQVVELADGDDVDYDYVLVGLGSQTAYYGIPGLEEHSLTLKSLDDALEIHEAVTDASQEATRGEPAQVVIGGAGLSGIQTAGEIAEFRDEHRAPIEIHLVEALEEIFPGNDPEVQQALRDLLEEAGVQIHTDDPITEATEDHIEFDEGEPLDHDVLVWTGGITGRDAIDDADLEKEHNRVNTGANFQTSDERVFAIGDSAIIDQGDQPAPPTAQAAWQAAEVAGENIARAIDNRPLKTWEYDDKGTVISVGEKAVAHDVKPAFGISLPVDTFGGFPAQNLKKMIAARWIADITSWNVARKSWSSL, from the coding sequence ATGACTGAGAACGTCGTCGTGCTCGGTGCGGGATACGCTGGCACCGGGACAATCAACAGGCTCCAGTCGGAGCTCGGGGGCAACGCGCGGCTAACGTGGATCGCCGACGTCGATTACCACCTCGTTCTACACGAGTCCCATCGTGCAATCCGGGACCCGGACGTCCGCTCGGACATCACGTTCCCGGTCGATCAGATCGCGGACCCGTCGACCCAGTTCATCGAGGACGAAGTGACCGGTCTCGACGTCGACGAACAGGTCGTCGAACTCGCGGACGGCGACGACGTCGACTACGACTACGTCCTCGTCGGCCTCGGCAGCCAGACCGCCTACTACGGGATCCCGGGTCTCGAGGAGCACTCCCTGACCCTGAAGAGCCTCGACGACGCGCTCGAGATTCACGAGGCCGTCACCGACGCCAGTCAGGAGGCGACTCGCGGCGAGCCCGCCCAGGTCGTCATCGGCGGTGCCGGCCTCTCGGGTATTCAGACCGCGGGCGAGATCGCTGAGTTCCGCGACGAACACCGCGCACCGATCGAGATCCACCTCGTCGAGGCGCTCGAGGAGATCTTCCCGGGCAACGATCCGGAGGTCCAGCAGGCCCTGCGCGACCTGCTCGAGGAAGCGGGCGTCCAGATCCACACGGACGACCCGATCACCGAGGCAACCGAGGACCACATCGAGTTCGACGAGGGCGAGCCCCTCGATCACGACGTCCTCGTCTGGACCGGCGGCATCACCGGTCGCGATGCGATAGACGATGCCGACCTCGAAAAGGAGCACAACCGCGTCAACACGGGGGCAAACTTCCAGACCTCCGACGAGCGCGTGTTCGCCATCGGAGACTCGGCGATCATCGACCAGGGTGACCAGCCCGCGCCGCCGACGGCACAGGCCGCCTGGCAGGCCGCGGAAGTCGCCGGCGAGAACATCGCGCGTGCGATCGACAACCGCCCGCTCAAGACCTGGGAGTACGACGACAAGGGGACGGTCATCTCCGTCGGCGAGAAGGCCGTCGCCCACGACGTCAAGCCGGCCTTCGGCATCTCACTACCCGTCGACACCTTCGGCGGCTTCCCGGCCCAGAACCTCAAGAAGATGATCGCCGCCCGCTGGATCGCCGACATCACGTCCTGGAACGTCGCGCGCAAGTCCTGGTCGTCGCTGTAG
- the rocF gene encoding arginase produces the protein MERNVRIIGAPMDYGANRRGVDMGPSAIRYAGLADGLERAGVEPIDDGDLSMPRAEERDPDADQPSSGNAKFLREVEDVCTRIRDRVAATLADGEFPLVLGGDHSVAIGSLGGSARGADLGVVWFDAHADLNTPETSPSGNVHGMPLAAALGRGAFGETDWAPAPNLRESSIAYVGLRSIDERERELIRDSDMTAFTMSDIDQRGISAVVEDALAVATDGTDGVHVSLDLDWLDPKEAPGVGTPVRGGVTYREAHAALEALSRRDEADGILRSVDVVEVNPILDEANETATLAAELTASTFGKRIL, from the coding sequence ATGGAACGGAACGTCAGGATAATCGGAGCGCCGATGGACTACGGTGCGAATCGGCGCGGCGTCGACATGGGACCGTCCGCGATCCGCTACGCCGGGCTGGCTGACGGCCTCGAGCGGGCGGGCGTCGAGCCGATCGACGACGGTGATCTATCGATGCCCCGTGCGGAGGAGCGAGATCCGGACGCCGACCAGCCCAGCAGCGGGAACGCGAAGTTCCTCCGAGAGGTCGAAGACGTCTGTACGCGTATCCGCGATCGAGTCGCGGCGACGCTTGCGGACGGCGAGTTCCCGCTCGTGCTGGGCGGCGATCACTCCGTTGCGATCGGTTCGCTCGGCGGCTCGGCGCGCGGGGCCGATCTCGGTGTCGTCTGGTTCGACGCTCACGCGGACCTCAATACGCCCGAGACCTCTCCCAGCGGGAACGTTCACGGGATGCCGCTGGCTGCGGCCCTCGGCCGCGGCGCGTTCGGCGAAACGGACTGGGCCCCCGCGCCCAACCTTCGGGAGTCGTCGATCGCCTACGTCGGCCTTCGGAGCATCGACGAACGGGAGCGTGAACTGATTCGGGACAGCGACATGACCGCCTTTACCATGTCCGACATCGATCAGCGCGGGATCTCTGCGGTCGTCGAGGACGCGCTCGCGGTCGCGACCGACGGGACCGACGGCGTCCACGTCAGCCTCGACCTCGACTGGCTCGATCCGAAGGAAGCACCCGGGGTCGGCACTCCGGTTCGGGGCGGCGTCACCTACCGGGAGGCCCACGCCGCACTCGAGGCCCTGTCTCGCCGCGACGAGGCCGACGGCATCCTCCGATCGGTGGACGTCGTCGAGGTGAACCCGATCCTGGACGAGGCGAACGAGACAGCGACATTGGCGGCGGAACTGACGGCGAGCACGTTCGGCAAACGGATCCTCTGA
- a CDS encoding metal-dependent transcriptional regulator — MMLSDVMEDYLKAIYQLQRETDDRIKTSEIAAELDVTSPTVTSMLDKLEERELVDREKYRGVTLTDEGETVALEIVRHHRLLEAYLTEHLDYDWSEVHAEADRLEHHISEDFEARVAAALGEPDVDPHGSPIPSADLEPPTRPDGESIAEFEEGTVVTVAEVADHDPAVLSYLAEHGVEPGVELEILEIAPFGMVTARSSEADDPVSLPESVAAHVWVAPPAEPDA; from the coding sequence ATGATGTTGAGCGACGTGATGGAGGACTACCTCAAAGCGATCTATCAGCTCCAGCGGGAGACCGACGATCGGATCAAGACCTCCGAGATCGCGGCCGAACTGGACGTCACGTCGCCGACCGTCACCAGCATGCTCGACAAACTCGAGGAGCGGGAGCTGGTCGACCGGGAAAAGTATCGCGGGGTGACGCTGACCGACGAGGGCGAAACCGTCGCCCTCGAGATCGTCCGTCACCACCGCCTCCTCGAGGCGTACCTCACCGAACACCTCGATTACGACTGGTCCGAGGTCCACGCCGAGGCCGACCGGCTCGAACACCACATCAGCGAGGACTTCGAGGCGCGCGTCGCCGCCGCCCTCGGCGAGCCCGACGTCGACCCGCACGGATCCCCGATACCCAGTGCCGATCTCGAGCCACCGACGCGTCCCGACGGCGAGTCGATCGCCGAGTTCGAGGAGGGAACCGTCGTCACCGTCGCCGAAGTCGCCGACCACGATCCGGCGGTCCTCTCCTATCTCGCCGAGCACGGCGTCGAACCGGGCGTCGAACTCGAGATCCTCGAGATCGCACCGTTCGGAATGGTGACCGCTCGCTCGAGCGAGGCCGACGACCCCGTTTCACTGCCCGAATCCGTCGCAGCTCACGTCTGGGTCGCACCGCCCGCAGAGCCTGACGCGTAG
- a CDS encoding Rrf2 family transcriptional regulator, with translation MSSIELTPSQKKILRALTNLHKETEDAIKGEDIAEQVDRNPGTIRNQMQSLKALQLVEGVPGPKGGYKPTATAYEALEIQQMDEPAAVPMQHEGEPIDDMIIEEIDLSSVHHPELCRAEIHIQGTLSDIHEDDSVTVGPTPLSKLVIEGTVDGKDDTNNIIILRIDDMVAPAEEPAH, from the coding sequence ATGTCATCAATCGAACTCACACCGAGCCAGAAGAAAATCCTCCGTGCCCTCACGAACCTTCACAAAGAGACCGAAGACGCCATCAAAGGGGAGGACATCGCCGAACAGGTCGACCGGAACCCGGGGACGATCCGCAACCAGATGCAGAGTCTCAAAGCCCTCCAGCTCGTCGAAGGTGTACCTGGGCCGAAAGGCGGCTACAAGCCCACTGCAACGGCATACGAGGCTCTCGAGATCCAGCAGATGGACGAGCCCGCCGCGGTCCCGATGCAACACGAGGGCGAACCCATCGACGACATGATCATCGAAGAGATCGATCTCTCGAGCGTTCACCACCCCGAACTCTGCCGCGCGGAGATCCACATTCAGGGCACGCTCAGCGACATTCACGAAGACGATTCCGTCACCGTCGGCCCGACGCCGCTCTCGAAACTCGTCATCGAGGGGACCGTCGACGGGAAAGACGACACGAACAACATCATTATCCTGCGGATCGACGACATGGTCGCGCCCGCCGAGGAACCGGCCCACTGA